The nucleotide sequence AGGGGAATGTCAAAGCAGCTCAGCGAAACAAGCACAGAATATAAataaatatgtaaataaaacTTGGATGTAGACTAAGATATTTTCCTATCCACAACACTTTGTAAAAAACACAGTTTAGTTTGTTTGAATATGCATGAAATAAAGTCACGTAAAAGACCCATTTTACTCTCCATCTATTAGTTACACGACCAACCTCGTGACTCATTCAGACTCGCAATCTTCCTGCCAGCAAAAATGGATTAAACTATACTTGCTGCCAGAGATATCCAACAATCGTCGATGTACAGTGCTGTCTATTTTAAATCGGTATTCTAATTGAAGGGATCCGGAGCCTTCATACATATGTCTAAAGGATTAATAGGCCACCAACTGGTTTTTAAGCAGTAGAGGGATGCTCTGCCTTTCCTTCACTGAGGCcaatatgtgcattttgatcACAGTGAATCATGACCTTGATGGCCATTTCGTCACGTGATATGGCCGTCTCAAATGCCCGGATGCTTTCTTCCAAACAGAAATGGTGGGTGATAAGCGGTCGGAGATCGATCCTGCCGGACGAGACCAGGGAGAGGGCCTTCGGATAGCTGAAACAAAGGTGATGCGTGAAATAGGAATAATAGTTGGCATTGATTGTTTTCAGTAAAAGGTACATCCACGCCGCACAGGCTCACTGAAGGCAGTGGCCGATTTAGCGCTACCCGTGCGTGGGACCCAAAGGTATTTGGCTGGCAAAGTCCAGAAATTTAGAGTGCAGGTGCAACAATCCCCATCCAGTAACGTTTGGTTGCCTGAACACTCTAGTGTGTCAATGCTGGCATGATTATAGCCATAAATGGTTCCTGGAATAAATAACCATGCAAAGCATTACATTTATAATAGTTGTATGAAATAAGAGTGCCTCGCTTATTCTCCCCTTTCTGTCCCCTCGGAGCGACTTACCTGTTGGCATATCTGAATATGCCCTTGATGTCAATCTCACGGCATAGGACGTTGACAGATACTTTGGGTTCAAGAGACCCCCGTCCAACCATGATCACGCTGCCGCCAGATTCGGTGACCTGGATGAAAGATGGTATATTATGTCTTCAGTCCACGTGGatgccaaggaggataccgcggtgacgtcacatcacgtgatcccgacccatattagtgatcgctatggccaatcagattcagtctactgacagcaccagcactgaacacatctccacgtctcactgtctggtgcgctcctgtacacaaaaacaccaatagacatgaaatattgcaatacctagtatggattcttcctgtgtataataaaatttacagagcagattaacttccacgaataaaaaagacgtttgccgtggccaaagtgcggaaataatgggaaataatgtctccgctaaaatacactacgaaatacactaggcaatggactacgcgatacacggtagagatgaagTTGAGTttattattgttttgacttagaagcccgcccatatcataatatattcatgtattcatgaagtatgaactcatttctgtcccatacaactctaagaacagtcaatttctccttaaatcatcaccgaaaccgcgatatccgcaggaagatttcgttctagtgtccgaaaatgcatgatcttacaggggcgctaactcgacaaatagaggggatctatggggatctatgcgagttttaggtattacaggtctcgaacttgtaaaatctgtaaacatgcctccaaatcccattatgataatgaagagattgcccaatatctgggagactgttttgaaaccatcgctaattttggaagatcggtgccggctatttggtttaaaaaaccctatttttccccatcaaaacagcacttttcattattcaaatgatagcttattgtctgaagacttatttcatagcagaaaagtactgataactctgatttgatgcgaaaaatctaacttttttgatgacttgatttttccttggccgtggatcggagacaagaccacaattgattttttaagccttttagcagttaaattgtcaatgtttgaccgcgacgcgtcaaagaacgcgtggtgttgtgaatctgaaatttagattatgttattccggacagtcgggcaagtaaatggtgaaaaataaaatggtgattgacaaattagacagactttgatatttccactcttttcagccaactggcagaaaaaactcaaaacacgccccctattacccaattagcaaaattcgaaattaattttttcatcaaataatttctttatatctgtagacttgccacaacaaatattttttcaatacctctccaaatatgtacttgagagtaaaaaacatgcactcgtctaattgataggcctcgaccctccaacctatgaatattcattagtggtcttgtctcatcgagtttgtttacaatatgcagcgccatcttggaaaagccgtgacgtcaccgcggtatcctccttgcgtgGATGCATGTCCACGAAACATTTCTTGGACTAAGTCATCGTCCGGAGAAGATGATAATGATCCCTAACTCCAAGCGTGACGAGGCAAGTCCAGGTTCCGAGCATCTGGTGTTCCGGGGTTTTACGTGGTAACTTATAAAGCCGAAATGAAATGGTCGAAATCATCGAAACGTCCGAAATATGTGTCAATACAGAGGGCTGCGGGGGATATAATCGATGCTGTTGTGAAATATAGACATAATATAATGGTTTCAACCGCCAAAAATTAATCTCTGTACCTTTGTTCATCCCATGCACCGCGCCACGGCTACATACGATGCATGGCAAGAAATAGCATGAAAAGCATGAAACTGAAgacttttttccaattttcatgGCATTTCGTTACAATGTACCTTTGCCAAAATGACCCTGGGTGTCATTATTAGTTAAAGGGACTCTAAGGGCATACATTTTGTGGCACAGGATAGTTCAACAACCTTTAATCCATAATCCATCCTACACCGCGCTTTGGAGAGTGTTGGCGCCATCTAGACTAGGAACGGTCGAACTGCCGGTGACACAAAAAAAAGCACTAAGAGTCCCTTTAATGACTTATTTTGACAATTTGACAGTCAAAATTACGGTGTGACTTGTGAAGGAATAATGTTTTGCCAATGCCACAGTTGACATggtcattgtacatgttgtggTCAACCGCTTAATGGCATGAACAAAGGTATAGCGATTAATTAGATTAGGTCTTAAATTCACAACCACATTGATTATTTCGCCGCAGCTGTCAGCACTCTGTATCGTCACATATTTCGGCCGTTTCGATGATTTCGGCCATTCCGGTCATTTCATTTCGGCTTTTACAATTAACCATTTTACGTCCCTAGATTCCGTGTGGAGAAGAAAACCAGCACCATTGCTTCACGGTCCCTATAGTTGCTGGTCTGGTAATTATCTTATTTAGCTTGTGCATTCGGATCAGGGCATCTTTGGAAAACCTGTCCGATAGGCTCCAGTAAGTGTCAAAAACTTTATTTGTCATCTGCTTATTTGATCATTTTACGGACTCTCGGTTACATACTAGCAGGCATCAACTACACATGTATAAACTATGAAAAATACGCCGGTAGAGAGCCGGTTTTTGTTGGATGCGGCTGAGGGATTTTGAAATAAGATCTCAGAGAATACAGAGGCAATAGTCAGAGATCACTTGGCAGAGGTatttaaaattgaatttcattTGGTTTTGTTGTTGGCATGGTCTTAGATGACACGAAGTTATAAAACAAATGTTCGGTTTCTATAAATAAAGGGTTAAAGACACCTCTGCGAGATGATTTCGCAGATATCTATACCCCTTTGTGCTCAGTCCTCGCTTTCGGAATGCGAGGCGCTCCGCAACTTATGCTCGGATCTTAGGATTTTGATCATCGGGTAGTCACAGTTGGCTCAGAAATTAGAAAGCAAATGCCCACTTCCTTTTGGACCACTGTGTGAAAACTGCTAATCTGATTCCCACATTGTTTTTTAGGTCACACATTTGCATATCAAGTAAAAACAATGAAGCATTTTTTCATCAGATAAAAAGAGCGTTTTGGGGTTTGGGGAGGGGAAACAtgaagatttcatcaaaatagCAATCCAGAAATATGCTCTGcagagcagaaaatgtcaaaatcactGCATAAagtcaatgtacacaaacacaTAAAGACTATTTCTTAACTACTAGTGTGGTAATTGAAATgtaaaaatcctcttgggtcccagAGTTAGATTTATTGAAAAACCGAACTTCTGAAGCCGACTGTTTCAGCGGACAATACCCAAAGAACGCCTCACGGTGCAAAATCAGGCCCATCGCGATTTTGAACCAGTCTAAACATCCGCCAAAATCTGCATAAACAAGTAGTCTTTAAAAAAGACTGAAGGGTTGGTTGGAATTGTGGGCAGGGGCTAAAGTTTTTATTATGACTTAATGGGACAGGAGTTGTTACAGGACAGGAGTTGTGAAAGTGGGTGTGGACATTCTATAGGTGACGGAGCTGGAGGACAGCATCAGAGAGGGTGTTGGTCTGAGGACAGATGTGTCCATTGAAGGAGATGATGTCTGATGACGTGGGACAGGTGAGATCGAATGAAAGGAGAAGCTGATTAAGAACGGTGAGAACGGTTAAGTGCCCACTACGCTTGACTTGCAAAAAGGCCCATCATCGAATATTGGAAGAAGTCTAGTCCTTGTCCTCTGTGCTGGGATTATATTATTAAACTCAATGACGATTTGCTAAAACGTTCAGACTAGTATCCTTACCTGTTCGCTGGCAGTCTTATAGTTTGCCTTCCTACTGCAAGTGACTCCATTGTATGATCAGCAGCGGGAGGCATTTGAAATAATGCATTTTCCCGAACCTGATTACGCTGATTGACTGTATTAATACGCTATACCTTGGCGGTGTAGGGAACAAAATGGGCAAATAGATGTGTTTATCCAGCTGATGCTAGTGGCCAATCAAGCTGAGATTAATCTGAGGAATCTAGGCAGAATAGCATTGTCTTTTTGGACATTACAAACATGAGAACTAATTTGTTCATGCAGATGCATACACGGGACTACAAAGCAGTAGAAACGAACCCCGGAAACGAACATACCGGCACTGATGCGAACCACTAAAAAACGGTTTTTTGGTGACCCTTGGTGGCATTTgccgcccctcccccccccccccctccccctcctctTGCAATAGCCCTAAAAATATTGTTGCTGGTCATGGAAAATGGTATCCTGACTCGTGACTTACCTGAAGAGCACAGTTCAAGCTTGAATCAGCACCACTGCATTCCAAAGATACATCTGGCCGGCAACCGGTCGTAGCCAAAATTATTTTCGTTAGTTCTGTGACGTCATAATTGTTTGCTCGGATCACATGGTCCACCCCGAGTTTCTCCGCAAAGAGCAGTCTTGATTCATCAATATCTTGAAATGGAAATGGAAGAATGAAGAAATGGtcattagtgccgagtgttgcatCCGGGTTAGCATCAGATGACACAATTGCGAAATCACCTGTTGATTTTTAGTTTCATATTCTTTTTTCCTTATACCAGACTGCTTATACCGTCACTGGTAAAACCACAAAGGTTCATTATTCCCGATCATTCTAATTTCCGATTTTCACTTAATATTACCagaatctttcaaataaatttatttgaatgactctgatATTACCGAACCTCGGACAGTTTAAAGAGGTCAGGGTTACCATAACTCCTTTGTCACATGTATTTACCGACTTTGTTATTGACAGACTGATTTTTAGCCTTTAGCTGTGAGATTTAATTTAGGCTCAGCAGAGTTTTTCAAAGTCTTTTTTATTTGTAAGACTCTGGGCTCAGTAGGAACTTGAACGATACCTCTGTAACGTGAGCAGGGGGGGGCCAATCTGACGCGCCCCTTAATACCGCACTACGCAGTGAGAGTCGGTGTAAGTAATTTAGTTAAAAAACATTTAGTAATCGAAAATAACGGTAGCAGAGAATGAGAAGTCAACTTCAGTCTGATATACCTATAATTGTTGTTTGGATTGCACCGTTGACCTTCGCCACCAGGTGGCACAATAAGCCGACTGGACCGGCGCCGAAAATGACAACCCTCGACCCTAGGGTGACGGAGCCTCGTTCACAGCTGTACACGGCTACAGACAGAGGTTCTAACATAGCCGCCTCATCCATTGTTACGTGATCTGGAATTCTGAAAAAAGTGAGATCTGATAAAGTGACAAAACGATATTCTCAGAAAGGCGTTGGTCAGCTGAGGCTTTCCACAAagaagtgtgtgtgtgtgggagGGCGGGGGATGGGGATCataaaaattgcaacttttcatGTTAAAGTTACGTAAAGTACTTTTGtacatcaaacagaattttgtacagtttaaaaagaaattttccaaatgccTAATTTTGGAAAAGTATTTTTTTACAGTTGATTCACTACTATCATGCAACAAATGCTAAATACGTTGTCATTCATCAGTTAGTGTTATGAAACATgattcaaattagtttattacCTGCGTGACGATGATATATGAACAAGTTCAACAGTGATAATGCAACGCATGAACGGCTTGGATTGAGTTTCATATGACCAAGGTACAAAAATGAGGTTGTCATGTTTGTCCTCATCATATGATGATATTTAAAAGGCACGTGCTCTCATGTGACGTCACTAATATCATCAATAGCCAATCAagaatgttttatttttttagaCGCGACTAGGGGTTGATAGCGTACCGAAAGTGGGGGATGCACTAAACCCGAGGAAGGAGGTTGCAAAAAAATCTTACTTGTGGCAAAAGTCTGCGGCGTGGACATAACGTCTGGAGAGATTACCGTGTATAGGTGGCGTTGCACAAAAACGGACTGACGGGCAGACATTGTACTTGCCCGTCTTGCAGAGTTGACACATACGACATGGGACCCCTGGTTCGATAGCAACACGGTCACCTGGAGGGTAAAGATCACCGTTAATAGCAAGTCTTGTTATGCTGCTGCAattttacatgtaatttgaaaataatgtatTCGATTGTCAAAAGTAT is from Lineus longissimus chromosome 18, tnLinLong1.2, whole genome shotgun sequence and encodes:
- the LOC135502414 gene encoding sorbitol dehydrogenase-like, which produces MATMDMNLGLVLHGPKDMRLEHVPISDVGENEVEVAIASVGICGSDIKYWLHGKCGRYVVKEPMTMGHESSGMITKVGPGVKGIKIGDRVAIEPGVPCRMCQLCKTGKYNVCPSVRFCATPPIHGNLSRRYVHAADFCHKIPDHVTMDEAAMLEPLSVAVYSCERGSVTLGSRVVIFGAGPVGLLCHLVAKVNGAIQTTIIDIDESRLLFAEKLGVDHVIRANNYDVTELTKIILATTGCRPDVSLECSGADSSLNCALQVTESGGSVIMVGRGSLEPKVSVNVLCREIDIKGIFRYANSYPKALSLVSSGRIDLRPLITHHFCLEESIRAFETAISRDEMAIKVMIHCDQNAHIGLSEGKAEHPSTA